The Phycisphaerae bacterium sequence ACGACGCTGACCGCCCTCCACGCGGTGGACAAGGGTTTTCGGGAAGCGATCAAAGCCGAAGCTGAGATCGAAGAAGCCCAGCAGAAGGGCACGGACATCTTCACAAGCCAGACCCTGGCCGTCCTCAAGCAGACTCAGGAGAAGCTTGCGGCCCTGCGGGAGCACTTCGCCGAGCAGAGCAAGCAGGCCGAAGAGGCTCTCAACGCCACCGCCGACATCTCGCAGTGGACGGTGACCCTGGTCTCGATTGTCGCGGTCGTGGCCGGCCTGGCCATCAGCATCTTTCTGGTCCGCTCGATCTCGCTGCCGATCAACCGGGTGATCGCCGGTCTGCGGAGCGGGGCCGAGCAGGTGGCGGCGGCGTCGGGGCAGGTGTCCCAGTCGAGCCAGCAGATGGCTGAAGGCGCCAGCGAGCAGGCATCGAGCCTCGAGGAAACCAGCTCCTCGCTTGAGGAGATGGCCTCGATGACCAAAAAGAACGCCGAGAACGCCAAGCAGGCCAGCGGCATGACCAACGAGGTCGGCTCGGCCGCCGAGAAGGGCGGCGAGGCCATCCGCCGCATGAGCGACGCCATCGCCAGGATCAAGACCTCATCCGACCAGACGGCCAAAATCCTCAAGACGATCGACGAGATCGCGTTCCAGACCAACCTGCTGGCCCTCAACGCCGCGGTCGAAGCCGCGCGGGCCGGCGAGGCGGGCAAGGGCTTTGCCGTGGTCGCTGAGGAGGTGCGAAATCTGGCCCAGCGGTCGGCCGAGGCGGCCAAGAACACCGCCACGCTGATCGAGGAGGCCCAAGGCAACGCCGAACACGGCGTGAGCGTCTCGAGCGAAGTCGAGAACGTGCTTAAGGAGATCATCGAAGGCGTCCATCAGGTCACCACGCTGGTCAATGACGTCTCCTCGGCCTCGGATCAGCAGGCCCAGGGCATCGACCAGATCAACACGGCGGTGGCCCAGATGGACAAAGTCACCCAGTCCAACGCAGCCAACGCCGAGGAGTCGGCCAGCGCCTCCGAGGAACTCTCGGCCCAGGCGGTCGAACTGACCGAACTGGTCGGCGCCCTGGTCCGGCTCGTCGAAGGCGCCGGCGCCGGGTCCGCGCAATCCGGCGACCAAGCCGCCAGGGCCCAGCCGAAGGGCAAGACGCTCGCGGCCACGATGGACAAAAGCAAAACTCCCAAGGCGGCCGCCTGCGGGAAGTCCGTTGACGGTCATGGCGATCTGACGGAGTTCTAGTCTACACTACCCCAGTGTTTACCCCGGAGCAGGGGCGAAGGCGCTACTCCTCCTTCGCCCCTACCCCTTTTTTTACACGTTTACGCGTCCACCGGCCGGTAGTCGGCGGATGCCTCGTTTCGAAAGTTATCGGGCGTTTGAGCATCCCAGCCGATCCGCCGGATGGAAAAACGCCATGCGAGGACTCTTACCTAAAGTGGTCGCCTGTTTTACCGACTATACCAATAGCTCGACACACGTTGGGGCACCCAGCGGCCGTTTGAGCCGCACTTGTCGTGAAAACGAAAGGGCTGAATGATGACCACCGCAGTGAAAGGTCAGGAAAGCCGTTCGATGGACTCTCACACCGTCGCTGCAACGACCCCGGTCCGGGCTGAGGCGGGCAAGTACCTGACCTTCAACCTGGCCAGTGAGGTCTATGGTCTGGAGATCCTCAAAGTCCAGGAAATCATCGGCATCATGCAGGTCACCCGCGTGCCCTGCATGCCCGACTTCGTCCGCGGGGTGATCAATCTGCGCGGCAAGGTCATTCCGGTGGTGGACCTGAGACTCAAGTTCCGCATGTCCGAGCAGCAGGACACCGAAAAGACCTGCATCATCGTTGTCCAGGTCGCCCGGAGCACCGGCCAGATCACCATGGGCATCATCGTGGATGAGGTCTCTGAGGTGATGGACATCACCGGCGACCAGATCGAGCCGGCCCCCTCCTTCGGCACGAACGTCGATACCGAGTTCATCCTCGGCATGGGAAAGGTGGGTCAGCGGGTGGTCATCCTGCTCGACATCGAGAAGGTGCTCTCGAGCACCGAAATCGAACTGGTGGATACGGTGGCCGAGGAGGCTGGGGCCTGAGCGTCCCGCAGCCGAGGCTCAACCACTTCCAGATAGTTTCGAGCTTGCGATTTGTCATAAACAGGCGGCCGGCCTGGGGGGTACGGCCGCCTGTTCCCGTTTTACCCGCCTGGCCGCCACCCCTTGCGGTTGTAAACCCACCCGGCCGGGACTACAATTGTCCGTCACATTCCGGAGATGATCGTGTACCGCGTGTGCAAACATTTCGAGTTCCAAGCCGCCCATGTGCTCGGCAAGCACCCGGGCCGATGCCGCTATCCGCACGGCCATGGCTACCGCGTCGAGGTCGTCCTGGCCGCCGAGCGGTTGGATGACAATGACATGGTCTGCGACTTCGGAGCCATTAAGGCCATCGTCGAGGAGTGCCTGGACGGCTGGGACCATGCCATGATGATCAACTCCGCCGATACGCGCACCGTTGAAACGCAGGCCGAAAACCCCCGAAAGGTCGTTTTCCAGGATCGCGACCCCAGCAGCGAGGTCCTGGCCCGTGAGCTCTTCGAGCACATCGTCCGCCGTCTGGCCCAGCCGACGGTGGAGAACCGGCATGGCGTCCGCTATAAGCTCAATCCTTACGCCCATTTGGAGAAAGTGCGGGTCTGGGAAACCTCCGGCGCCTGGGCGGAATACGAGGCGGACTGACCGGTGAGCACGGCCCTCAGATCCTCGGCACCGCCGCCCGGGCGATTACAGCCCCGTACACCCGGCGCGCCCCGCCGCCTCGCAGGGCACGGGCGGCCTCCCGGATGGTCGCCCCGGTGGTCATCACGTCGTCAACCAGGCACACCACGGCTCCATCCAGCGGCATATGAGATTTAGTTCTAAAAGCTCCACTGATGTTCTCGGCTCGGGACGTCGCACTCAAGTTCACCTGCGGCGCCGTTGCCCGCGTCCGCTCCAACACTCTCAGAACCGGGATGCCCGTTCGCCTGGCCAGATGCTCAACCAGCAGGCGGGTGTGGTCGAAGCCCCTTCGCCAGATCCGGCTCCAGTGGCTGGCCACCGGCACCAGGACATCCACCTCCTCGATCCACAGCCGGTCCGCCAAGTGTCCCGCCAACAGCTCCGCCAGAACCTGGCCGGCATGCAAGTGCTTGTTGTATTTGTAGTTGCGGATGGCCTCGGACAGCAGAGGCTCG is a genomic window containing:
- a CDS encoding ComF family protein, whose translation is MAVLRERLAGLGEHLAALAFPRHCVACQRLLGPQANWCPPCWNELVITRQRPYCPTCGRPLGPHQRITRKKRCAGCENEPWVLAGLCLVGTYEPLLSEAIRNYKYNKHLHAGQVLAELLAGHLADRLWIEEVDVLVPVASHWSRIWRRGFDHTRLLVEHLARRTGIPVLRVLERTRATAPQVNLSATSRAENISGAFRTKSHMPLDGAVVCLVDDVMTTGATIREAARALRGGGARRVYGAVIARAAVPRI
- a CDS encoding 6-carboxytetrahydropterin synthase — its product is MIVYRVCKHFEFQAAHVLGKHPGRCRYPHGHGYRVEVVLAAERLDDNDMVCDFGAIKAIVEECLDGWDHAMMINSADTRTVETQAENPRKVVFQDRDPSSEVLARELFEHIVRRLAQPTVENRHGVRYKLNPYAHLEKVRVWETSGAWAEYEAD
- a CDS encoding methyl-accepting chemotaxis protein; the encoded protein is TTLTALHAVDKGFREAIKAEAEIEEAQQKGTDIFTSQTLAVLKQTQEKLAALREHFAEQSKQAEEALNATADISQWTVTLVSIVAVVAGLAISIFLVRSISLPINRVIAGLRSGAEQVAAASGQVSQSSQQMAEGASEQASSLEETSSSLEEMASMTKKNAENAKQASGMTNEVGSAAEKGGEAIRRMSDAIARIKTSSDQTAKILKTIDEIAFQTNLLALNAAVEAARAGEAGKGFAVVAEEVRNLAQRSAEAAKNTATLIEEAQGNAEHGVSVSSEVENVLKEIIEGVHQVTTLVNDVSSASDQQAQGIDQINTAVAQMDKVTQSNAANAEESASASEELSAQAVELTELVGALVRLVEGAGAGSAQSGDQAARAQPKGKTLAATMDKSKTPKAAACGKSVDGHGDLTEF
- a CDS encoding purine-binding chemotaxis protein CheW, which gives rise to MDSHTVAATTPVRAEAGKYLTFNLASEVYGLEILKVQEIIGIMQVTRVPCMPDFVRGVINLRGKVIPVVDLRLKFRMSEQQDTEKTCIIVVQVARSTGQITMGIIVDEVSEVMDITGDQIEPAPSFGTNVDTEFILGMGKVGQRVVILLDIEKVLSSTEIELVDTVAEEAGA